From the Lactiplantibacillus brownii genome, one window contains:
- a CDS encoding cation:proton antiporter — translation MEFLGTLVIILITTSLFGHLASRVGIPAVIGQLFVGIILGPALLNWVHANDFIHIFSEIGVIILMFIAGLESDLTLLKKYLRPSIIVALLGVLIPMVLIYPVGIVFGLTQFESLFLSVIFAATSVSISVAVMKELNLLDSKSGSTVLGAAVVDDVLAVVLLSIMVSLIGTKAGTDTQIPLALTFLEQLIYFAAIYFVMRFIAPLLARLGTKLLNPVGPTIMAMILCFGMAYIANLIGLSAVIGAFFAGIAIAQTHVAHEVDQSIEPIGYAIFIPVFFVSIGLSMSLAGIEHDLLLIIVLTIVATLTKLLGAGSGAKWAGFSSNEAYLVGAGMVSRGEMALIIAQIGYQSKLISDDYYSAIITAIILTTLLAPLLLKHAARHINY, via the coding sequence TTGGAATTTTTAGGTACCTTGGTGATCATCTTGATTACAACTAGTCTATTTGGCCATCTAGCCTCTAGGGTTGGTATCCCAGCAGTGATCGGTCAATTATTTGTTGGAATTATTCTTGGCCCTGCGTTGTTGAATTGGGTTCACGCCAATGATTTCATCCATATTTTTTCAGAGATTGGGGTTATCATCTTAATGTTTATCGCCGGACTTGAGAGTGATCTTACATTGCTTAAAAAATATTTGCGTCCTAGCATAATTGTCGCGTTGTTAGGAGTTTTGATTCCGATGGTACTGATCTATCCAGTTGGTATTGTTTTTGGCTTGACACAATTTGAAAGCTTGTTTTTGAGCGTTATTTTTGCCGCAACGTCGGTTTCAATTTCAGTTGCTGTCATGAAAGAACTAAATTTACTTGATAGTAAGAGCGGTTCAACAGTCCTCGGTGCCGCGGTGGTTGACGATGTGCTAGCTGTCGTTTTACTTAGCATTATGGTAAGTTTAATAGGTACAAAGGCTGGTACGGATACCCAGATACCGCTAGCTCTGACTTTTTTAGAGCAGCTAATTTACTTTGCCGCAATTTATTTCGTGATGCGTTTTATCGCCCCTCTCCTCGCTAGACTAGGCACCAAATTATTGAATCCAGTGGGACCTACTATAATGGCGATGATTTTGTGTTTTGGTATGGCATATATTGCAAATCTGATTGGACTGAGTGCAGTAATTGGGGCCTTTTTTGCAGGAATTGCGATTGCACAAACTCATGTAGCTCATGAAGTTGATCAAAGTATCGAACCAATCGGTTATGCGATTTTCATTCCTGTATTCTTCGTTTCAATTGGTTTAAGTATGTCACTAGCTGGCATAGAACACGATTTGTTATTAATTATCGTATTGACAATTGTGGCAACACTGACGAAACTATTAGGAGCGGGGAGTGGGGCTAAATGGGCCGGATTCAGTTCGAATGAAGCTTACCTCGTTGGTGCAGGGATGGTCTCGCGTGGGGAAATGGCCTTGATTATCGCTCAAATAGGCTACCAATCCAAACTAATCAGTGATGATTACTATTCGGCAATTATCACTGCCATTATCCTAACAACGTTATTAGCACCATTACTACTCAAACATGCGGCTCGTCATATAAACTACTAA
- a CDS encoding ClC family H(+)/Cl(-) exchange transporter, with protein sequence MIQLVKEKFDVTRLRFVLLGLLVGLMSGTVVSLFRYCIEIGLHYSRLVYRYLRIAPFVWWEWALLIGINLGLALIVARLLKREPYIAGSGIPQVEGQLAGELEMHWWSILWRKFIGGILALGPGLFLGREGPAIQLSASVGQGFASEFKLSGTDRRLLIASGAAAGLAAAFNAPIAGTLFVLEEIYHNFSPLVWLTALAGAIGSNFISLNVFGLVPVLHLSYSRSLPVSNYWHLILLGIVLGLFGYLYQRVLLVMPRWYHQLTHLPRPIQGIVPFLLVILVGYFSPNLLGGGNGLILGFGQHVPPLFVLIAIFIIRFVFSMISYGSGLPGGIFLPILSLGAVIGAVYGVLMNQLGLLSHVYIMNLIIFSMAGYFAGIGKAPFTAILLVTEMVGNLTHLMPLAVISLTAYLVVDLLGGAPIYEALLKQMTMPKTVQQLHRPDHLEIPVFFGSPLNGKMVRDMPWPKEALLIGIRRGEQEVIPHGDTLIHEGDTLVLLTDTTQRPQVKQRIDALLATLEKKHQD encoded by the coding sequence TTGATACAGCTTGTAAAAGAAAAATTTGACGTTACTCGTTTGCGATTTGTTTTACTCGGCCTGCTTGTGGGTTTAATGAGTGGCACCGTTGTTAGCTTATTTCGCTATTGTATTGAGATAGGGCTGCACTATAGTCGATTGGTATATAGATACTTACGAATCGCGCCGTTTGTTTGGTGGGAATGGGCATTGTTGATAGGCATCAACCTTGGTTTAGCGTTAATTGTGGCTCGACTTCTCAAGAGAGAACCTTATATCGCTGGTTCTGGAATTCCGCAAGTTGAAGGTCAATTGGCTGGTGAATTGGAAATGCACTGGTGGTCAATTCTTTGGCGAAAATTTATCGGTGGTATTCTGGCATTGGGACCTGGATTATTTCTCGGACGAGAAGGACCAGCGATTCAATTAAGTGCGTCAGTTGGTCAAGGTTTCGCTTCTGAGTTTAAGTTATCAGGAACTGATCGCCGACTACTAATTGCATCAGGCGCCGCTGCTGGATTAGCAGCAGCGTTTAATGCCCCCATTGCTGGAACTCTATTTGTCTTAGAAGAGATTTACCATAATTTTTCACCGCTGGTTTGGTTAACAGCATTAGCCGGAGCAATTGGTTCAAATTTTATTTCGCTGAATGTTTTCGGACTTGTTCCCGTGTTACATTTAAGTTATTCACGTAGTTTACCAGTATCAAATTATTGGCACTTAATTTTACTCGGCATTGTTTTGGGATTATTTGGTTACTTATATCAACGGGTCTTGTTAGTTATGCCTAGGTGGTATCATCAATTGACACATTTGCCACGCCCAATACAAGGTATCGTACCATTTCTGCTGGTAATTTTAGTTGGTTACTTTTCGCCAAATTTACTCGGTGGTGGTAATGGCTTAATTTTGGGATTTGGCCAGCATGTTCCACCTTTGTTTGTACTAATTGCAATTTTTATTATACGATTCGTCTTTTCAATGATTTCATATGGTTCCGGATTACCTGGCGGTATTTTCTTGCCGATTCTTTCTTTAGGTGCTGTGATTGGTGCGGTTTATGGCGTCTTAATGAATCAATTAGGATTATTATCGCATGTCTATATCATGAACCTAATCATTTTTTCCATGGCCGGTTACTTTGCTGGAATCGGAAAAGCTCCCTTCACAGCTATCTTGCTGGTAACAGAAATGGTTGGCAATTTAACACATTTAATGCCATTAGCAGTCATATCGTTAACTGCTTACCTTGTTGTTGATTTATTAGGCGGTGCACCAATCTATGAAGCATTGCTTAAGCAGATGACAATGCCTAAAACTGTTCAGCAACTTCATCGACCTGATCATTTGGAAATACCGGTTTTCTTTGGCAGTCCCTTAAACGGCAAAATGGTCCGAGACATGCCATGGCCTAAAGAAGCACTGCTCATTGGAATCCGGCGTGGCGAACAAGAAGTGATTCCACATGGTGACACCTTGATTCATGAAGGTGATACGTTAGTACTGTTAACTGATACAACCCAACGACCCCAAGTTAAACAACGGATTGATGCATTATTAGCAACCTTAGAAAAAAAGCACCAAGACTAA
- a CDS encoding putative holin-like toxin codes for MSVFQALSLMLLFGTFLIALLSYIDKHHK; via the coding sequence ATGAGCGTCTTCCAGGCACTCTCGTTGATGTTGCTGTTTGGCACGTTTTTAATCGCGCTACTCAGCTATATCGACAAGCACCACAAATAA
- a CDS encoding IS30-like element ISLsa1 family transposase — protein sequence MGTSTLSRFQRGALAQLVNEGNKSYQVMADALGVAKATISYELDRVKPYDPELAQQDADRKRRNCGRRSMLTAALATLITNHLRLTWSPETIAAAYNLSTASIYNWLNRGWLPFKLTDLPNRNVRQHRVSENRGKFTSGTSIEQRPTTVNQRLAFGHWEVDTVLSSRSEPRSCLVTFVERKTRLLWAIKAPNRTAKALNTAFGKFMGAFGPQVKSITVDHGKEFANYQALEQDYQIKVYFCHPYSPWERGSNEYFNRRLRWFFPKKTNFSQVTTDEILAALELINQRPLKIHHQQTAIERFRACSD from the coding sequence TTGGGTACATCTACTTTATCACGTTTTCAACGTGGCGCACTAGCACAACTGGTCAATGAGGGAAATAAATCTTACCAAGTAATGGCTGACGCCTTAGGCGTCGCCAAAGCTACGATTAGCTATGAGTTGGACCGGGTTAAACCTTATGATCCAGAATTAGCTCAGCAAGATGCAGATCGCAAAAGGCGGAATTGCGGTCGTCGTTCGATGCTGACGGCAGCATTAGCGACTTTAATTACCAATCACTTACGATTAACCTGGTCACCAGAAACCATTGCGGCCGCTTATAACTTGAGCACTGCGTCAATTTATAATTGGCTTAATCGTGGCTGGCTCCCCTTCAAATTGACTGATCTACCCAATCGGAATGTCCGCCAGCACCGAGTGAGCGAAAATCGTGGGAAATTTACAAGTGGGACTTCCATCGAACAACGGCCAACAACTGTTAATCAACGGTTAGCTTTTGGTCATTGGGAAGTAGATACGGTGCTTTCTAGTCGAAGTGAGCCACGATCATGTCTGGTTACATTCGTAGAACGTAAGACCCGACTTCTATGGGCCATCAAAGCCCCTAATAGAACGGCTAAGGCTCTAAACACCGCCTTTGGCAAGTTTATGGGGGCCTTCGGTCCCCAAGTAAAATCCATTACTGTTGATCATGGTAAAGAGTTTGCCAATTATCAGGCCTTAGAACAGGATTATCAGATCAAAGTTTATTTTTGCCATCCATATTCACCATGGGAGCGAGGTTCCAATGAATATTTTAATAGACGGTTACGCTGGTTCTTCCCGAAAAAGACCAATTTTAGCCAAGTAACGACTGATGAGATCCTAGCAGCACTTGAACTAATTAATCAACGACCATTAAAAATACATCATCAACAGACTGCCATTGAAAGATTCCGGGCTTGTTCGGATTAA
- a CDS encoding recombinase family protein has translation MAKIGYARVSSKEQHLDRQLAALKGVDKLFTDKLSGANTNRPELQKMLVYIREGDIVMVTELDRLGRNNHDLTKIMNSIQNKGATLDVLNLPSMTGIADPNLRQLMTNLIIELYKYQAESERKRIIERQQQGIALAKQQGKYHGRKPQYTQDDPRLQHAFKLYEAGMSDVDVARNTGIKRTTFIRYRVKYGIKRK, from the coding sequence ATGGCTAAAATCGGTTATGCGCGCGTGAGTTCCAAGGAGCAACATTTAGATCGACAGTTGGCGGCTTTAAAAGGTGTTGATAAATTGTTTACGGATAAATTAAGTGGGGCTAACACGAATCGGCCAGAACTGCAAAAAATGCTGGTCTATATTCGTGAGGGTGATATTGTAATGGTCACTGAATTAGATCGCTTAGGCAGAAACAACCATGATTTGACTAAGATCATGAATTCCATTCAAAATAAGGGTGCCACCCTAGATGTGTTGAATTTACCGTCCATGACAGGAATTGCTGACCCAAATTTACGTCAACTGATGACCAACTTGATTATTGAACTCTATAAGTATCAGGCCGAAAGTGAACGTAAGCGAATCATTGAGCGCCAGCAGCAAGGGATTGCCTTAGCTAAGCAGCAGGGTAAATATCATGGGCGCAAACCCCAATACACCCAAGACGATCCCCGCTTGCAACATGCTTTTAAGCTTTACGAGGCAGGCATGAGTGATGTCGATGTTGCCCGTAATACAGGTATTAAACGGACGACCTTTATTCGATACCGTGTGAAATACGGTATTAAAAGAAAATAG
- the nrdF gene encoding class 1b ribonucleoside-diphosphate reductase subunit beta — protein MSYKTINWDIIEDELDEYVWDKATAQYWLDTRVPVSNDLRDWRTLSGTEKSVINRVVGGLALLDTLQSEEGVDVMRPDVRTRKEAAVLNDFLMMESIHAKSYGTILTSLNDQATVDEVFKWMNNNPRMQYKAKRINDIYQTGNNLEKKVASVFLEGILYYTNFFTPLWYRGNNKLANLSEVIKLVIRDESVHGTYLGYKFQLGYNELSATEQKTFKKWMDELLDDLLENEFAFTEEVYAPIGLAEDVKQFVHYNANKALQNMGFESRFPNAEIKDINPIVMNGISTETANHDFFSQVGAGYLMGNAEAMSSGDYDF, from the coding sequence ATGAGCTATAAAACAATTAATTGGGACATCATCGAAGACGAACTTGACGAATATGTATGGGATAAAGCAACGGCACAATACTGGCTGGATACGCGAGTACCTGTTTCTAATGATTTACGGGACTGGCGGACACTCTCTGGCACCGAAAAATCGGTTATCAATCGGGTTGTGGGTGGATTAGCCTTGCTGGATACACTCCAATCTGAAGAAGGAGTCGACGTGATGCGGCCCGACGTTCGGACACGAAAAGAAGCAGCAGTCCTCAATGACTTTTTGATGATGGAGTCAATTCATGCCAAAAGCTACGGCACTATTTTGACATCTTTGAACGATCAAGCCACTGTTGACGAAGTATTCAAATGGATGAACAATAATCCCAGAATGCAATACAAAGCCAAACGGATCAATGATATTTATCAAACGGGAAACAACCTTGAAAAGAAAGTTGCAAGCGTCTTTCTTGAAGGAATTTTGTACTACACCAACTTTTTTACCCCACTTTGGTACCGTGGTAACAATAAGCTGGCAAATCTTTCTGAAGTTATCAAACTGGTGATCCGCGATGAATCTGTTCATGGTACCTACCTCGGCTACAAATTTCAATTGGGATATAACGAGCTATCGGCGACTGAACAAAAAACATTCAAAAAGTGGATGGATGAGTTGCTCGACGATCTCCTTGAGAACGAGTTTGCGTTCACCGAAGAAGTTTACGCGCCGATTGGGTTAGCGGAAGACGTTAAACAATTCGTTCACTACAACGCCAACAAGGCGCTCCAAAATATGGGCTTTGAATCCCGCTTCCCTAATGCTGAGATTAAAGATATCAACCCAATCGTAATGAACGGAATTTCAACCGAAACGGCCAATCATGATTTCTTTTCACAAGTTGGTGCTGGCTATCTAATGGGTAATGCTGAAGCTATGAGTAGCGGCGACTATGACTTCTAA
- a CDS encoding ribonucleotide-diphosphate reductase subunit beta, with protein sequence MDYLYYKAINWDDIKDNFDKYMWERLTTNFWLDIRIPITNDQTAWQQLSDTQQQAITRMLAGTSMLAVYQSEVGTPAIRHDRRTQQEESVLNTITFMKSVHAKSCTTIFRALIPGNGGESFTWADDNANLQAEIDQLAQMSTSDMALQKKALFILTETGLSFGKYWTILQTQALVNTYQMLANILRGSALFSAYIGYKFRLRFEELTVSDQTELQYWINTQFDQLMQTEKDFLEANLDDATEAINLASYGANHALMSLGFNAVYEVQPSSLVAQLKELMIDQNQFLQQVTAANNESDTEKMTDDDYDF encoded by the coding sequence ATGGACTATTTATACTACAAAGCAATTAACTGGGATGATATTAAAGATAATTTCGATAAATACATGTGGGAACGACTCACCACTAACTTTTGGTTGGACATTCGGATTCCCATCACGAATGATCAAACGGCTTGGCAACAGCTATCAGATACTCAACAACAGGCCATTACTCGTATGTTGGCAGGTACATCAATGTTAGCCGTCTACCAATCAGAAGTTGGCACCCCTGCTATTCGCCACGATCGGCGAACTCAACAAGAAGAATCCGTATTAAACACCATTACCTTTATGAAATCAGTCCATGCCAAAAGCTGTACGACCATTTTCCGGGCTCTGATTCCGGGTAACGGCGGTGAAAGTTTTACTTGGGCAGATGATAATGCCAATCTGCAAGCTGAAATTGACCAACTAGCCCAAATGAGCACTAGCGATATGGCCTTACAGAAAAAAGCCCTTTTTATTCTGACTGAAACTGGGCTCTCGTTTGGTAAATACTGGACAATACTTCAAACACAGGCTCTCGTCAATACTTACCAAATGTTGGCTAATATTCTCCGCGGTAGCGCCCTTTTTAGTGCTTATATTGGTTACAAATTTCGCCTCAGATTTGAAGAACTCACTGTAAGTGATCAAACCGAACTGCAGTATTGGATTAATACACAGTTTGATCAACTCATGCAAACTGAAAAAGACTTCTTAGAAGCTAACCTTGACGATGCCACCGAAGCCATCAATCTGGCCTCCTATGGTGCCAATCATGCATTAATGTCACTTGGCTTTAACGCTGTCTACGAAGTTCAACCGTCTTCACTAGTGGCGCAACTCAAAGAACTGATGATTGACCAAAATCAATTTTTGCAACAGGTAACGGCTGCAAACAATGAATCGGACACTGAAAAAATGACCGATGACGACTACGACTTTTAA
- the nrdE gene encoding class 1b ribonucleoside-diphosphate reductase subunit alpha, producing the protein MENTYFYLNNLVNIPSNGEIPLHYDQEALKAYFEETVKPKTKQFDSLNAKLNYLVDEDYIDPSILEQYSHKFVQSLFDQMRDHHFRFRSFLGAYKFYTQYAMKTNDGQQFLEDFVDRVVFNALYLANGDEQLANDVADELISQRYQPATPTFLNAGKKRRGEMVSCFLIDVADSMLSIGRGVNSALQLSRIGGGVGVNLSNLRASGDPIKQISNASSGVVPVMKLLEDSFSYSNQLGQRNGAGVVYLNVFHPDILHFLDTKKENADEKIRVKTLSLGLIVPDKYYELLKTNEPMYLFSPYDVEREYRTPFAYIDITKEYNNMVANPNIKKSVFNARKLEQKISQLQQESGYPYILNIDTANQTNPVDGKIIMSNLCSEILQPQEPSKLDDDLSYKTIGTDISCNLGSTNIMNMIDSPDFGHSVEVAVRALTLVTDTTDVKEVPTVKHGNELYHTIGLGAMGLHTALARHQIEYGSPEALEFTDAYFLALNYYSLVTSNRIARERHETFAKFDQSKYADGSYFDQYLNADFEFKSTKVAKIFKNIKLPSVTDWKALKQAVITGGLYHRNRLAVAPNGSISYVNETSASLHPITQLVEQRQENKVGSIFYPAPYLSNETLPYYTPAYDIDQRKIIDTYAVAQKHIDQGMSLTLFMRSVLKPDLYEWKDNNNLKMTTRDLNRLRNYAWTKGIKSLYYIRTFTEDDEIKTANECESCMI; encoded by the coding sequence ATGGAAAATACCTATTTTTACTTAAATAACCTCGTAAATATCCCAAGCAACGGAGAAATTCCGCTACATTATGATCAAGAAGCCCTAAAGGCTTATTTCGAAGAGACAGTTAAACCGAAGACCAAGCAATTTGATTCGTTAAATGCCAAGTTAAATTACTTGGTTGACGAAGATTATATCGATCCAAGTATCCTGGAACAATACTCTCACAAGTTTGTGCAGTCCTTGTTCGACCAAATGAGAGACCATCACTTTCGTTTTCGCAGCTTTCTCGGTGCCTACAAGTTCTACACACAATATGCCATGAAAACTAATGATGGCCAGCAATTTTTGGAAGACTTTGTCGATCGCGTCGTCTTCAATGCCCTCTATCTCGCTAATGGTGATGAACAACTTGCCAATGACGTTGCCGATGAATTGATTTCACAACGTTATCAGCCTGCCACCCCCACGTTTCTCAACGCGGGTAAAAAACGGCGCGGTGAAATGGTATCATGTTTTTTAATCGATGTGGCCGACTCCATGCTCTCAATTGGACGCGGCGTTAATTCTGCCCTTCAACTATCTCGAATCGGTGGGGGCGTCGGCGTTAACCTGTCAAACTTGCGCGCCTCAGGTGATCCTATTAAGCAGATTTCCAACGCCTCGTCTGGCGTTGTACCAGTGATGAAGTTACTTGAAGACTCATTTAGCTACAGTAACCAACTTGGGCAACGGAACGGCGCCGGAGTGGTTTATCTCAACGTCTTCCATCCTGACATCTTACATTTTCTGGATACCAAAAAGGAAAATGCGGACGAAAAAATTCGGGTGAAGACCTTGTCCCTCGGTTTGATTGTTCCTGATAAATATTATGAATTACTCAAGACTAACGAACCAATGTATCTTTTTAGCCCCTATGATGTCGAACGTGAATATCGTACGCCATTTGCTTACATCGATATCACCAAAGAATATAACAACATGGTCGCTAACCCCAATATTAAGAAGTCAGTTTTTAACGCGCGGAAACTAGAACAAAAGATTTCTCAACTCCAACAAGAATCTGGTTATCCTTACATCTTGAACATTGATACGGCCAACCAAACTAACCCTGTCGATGGCAAAATTATTATGAGTAACCTTTGTAGTGAGATCTTACAGCCTCAAGAACCGTCAAAACTTGATGATGACCTATCGTACAAGACAATTGGCACCGATATTTCATGTAATCTCGGATCAACTAATATCATGAATATGATTGACTCGCCGGACTTCGGTCACTCAGTTGAGGTTGCTGTTCGTGCGCTCACCCTCGTAACTGACACAACCGACGTTAAGGAAGTACCGACTGTTAAACATGGTAACGAACTTTACCACACGATTGGATTAGGGGCTATGGGTCTGCATACTGCCCTTGCACGCCACCAAATTGAGTATGGCTCACCAGAGGCCCTTGAATTTACTGATGCCTACTTCCTAGCTTTAAACTACTATTCACTCGTTACGAGCAATCGAATTGCCCGTGAACGCCACGAAACCTTCGCTAAATTTGACCAATCAAAGTACGCTGATGGCAGTTACTTCGATCAATACTTGAACGCAGACTTTGAATTCAAGAGTACCAAAGTTGCAAAAATCTTCAAAAATATTAAATTACCATCTGTTACAGATTGGAAGGCACTCAAGCAAGCTGTGATTACTGGCGGCCTTTATCATCGTAATAGACTCGCTGTGGCACCGAACGGGTCAATTTCGTACGTCAATGAAACAAGTGCATCACTTCATCCAATCACACAATTAGTAGAACAACGTCAGGAAAATAAGGTAGGCTCAATCTTCTATCCAGCACCTTACCTGTCTAACGAAACTTTGCCTTACTACACACCCGCATATGATATTGATCAACGAAAAATTATTGACACCTATGCCGTAGCTCAAAAGCACATTGATCAAGGCATGAGTCTGACACTATTTATGCGTTCAGTTTTGAAACCTGACCTTTACGAGTGGAAGGACAATAACAATTTAAAGATGACAACCCGAGACCTTAACCGGTTACGGAATTACGCCTGGACAAAGGGCATTAAGTCACTTTATTACATTCGAACGTTTACAGAAGACGATGAAATTAAAACGGCAAATGAATGTGAATCATGCATGATCTAG
- the nrdI gene encoding class Ib ribonucleoside-diphosphate reductase assembly flavoprotein NrdI: protein MNILYISLSGNTKYFISRLTTYFEKERHVRVSSINVKEHPEFTTLDQPFVTFLPAFLKGGNGVNDGYTEILTTILGDYLAYEGNYQHCYGIIGSGNRNFNKQFALTAKQYAKRFDFPYITDFELRGTAHDIPRIADAILTYRNQFCFQTTKE from the coding sequence ATAAATATTCTCTACATCAGTTTGAGTGGCAACACGAAATATTTTATTAGCAGACTGACAACATACTTTGAGAAAGAACGTCATGTTCGGGTTAGTTCAATTAATGTTAAAGAACACCCTGAATTCACCACTCTTGACCAGCCGTTTGTTACCTTCCTACCAGCCTTTCTTAAAGGTGGTAATGGGGTTAATGACGGTTATACTGAAATATTAACCACTATTTTGGGAGATTACCTCGCGTACGAAGGCAATTACCAGCATTGCTACGGTATTATCGGTAGCGGTAATCGTAATTTTAATAAGCAGTTTGCACTCACGGCTAAACAATATGCTAAACGCTTCGATTTTCCTTACATTACCGATTTTGAGCTACGTGGCACCGCACACGACATTCCTCGCATTGCCGATGCCATCTTAACCTATCGCAATCAATTTTGTTTTCAAACAACGAAGGAGTAA
- a CDS encoding recombinase family protein has translation MKYGYARVSTTDQKLANQIELLKLAGAEKIFQEKFTGTTTERPEFQKLLRVLKTGDTLIVTKLDRFARNTREALAIIQELFKENVKVNILNMGLIDNTPTGQLVFTIFSAFAQFERDMIVTRTQEGKLYAKQHDPLFREGRPKTYSDEQIRFAYELRKQGMTYKMIERKTGISKRTQQRRFKSI, from the coding sequence ATGAAATATGGCTATGCGCGGGTCAGTACCACTGATCAAAAATTAGCAAATCAAATTGAGTTACTAAAATTGGCAGGAGCAGAAAAAATCTTTCAAGAAAAGTTTACCGGCACAACTACTGAACGACCGGAGTTTCAAAAACTGTTGCGCGTTCTAAAAACAGGCGATACTTTGATTGTTACTAAGTTGGATCGGTTTGCACGGAACACGCGCGAGGCCTTAGCCATTATCCAAGAGTTGTTTAAAGAAAATGTCAAAGTCAACATTTTGAATATGGGCTTAATTGACAATACGCCGACTGGCCAATTAGTCTTTACAATATTTAGCGCCTTTGCGCAGTTTGAACGCGATATGATTGTCACGCGCACACAAGAAGGTAAATTGTATGCCAAGCAACATGATCCGTTGTTTCGGGAAGGGCGACCGAAAACGTATTCTGATGAACAGATCAGATTTGCTTATGAGTTGCGAAAACAAGGTATGACTTATAAGATGATTGAACGAAAGACGGGGATTAGTAAACGCACGCAACAGCGAAGGTTTAAGTCGATTTAA
- a CDS encoding MarR family winged helix-turn-helix transcriptional regulator: MLNQQQIKNQFESLATLQAIQKQAYQMLVQGLATTGFSMREWEILVYLEQHGQATASELADAFMVTRTLISRNTWRLIQDNLIQSQVNPNDRRIVWLSLTVNGQERVQEGVRQVQANLKTFDQSHNLEKLTKQVEALSQQLAKIN, from the coding sequence ATGCTAAATCAGCAGCAAATTAAGAACCAGTTTGAGAGCTTAGCAACCCTGCAAGCTATTCAGAAACAGGCATACCAGATGTTAGTGCAAGGGCTGGCCACAACTGGGTTCTCAATGCGTGAGTGGGAAATATTAGTCTATCTTGAACAACACGGACAAGCTACTGCTAGTGAATTAGCTGATGCGTTCATGGTTACGCGCACACTAATTTCCAGGAATACTTGGCGATTGATTCAAGATAATTTAATTCAATCACAAGTGAATCCAAATGATCGACGAATTGTTTGGCTATCTTTGACTGTTAATGGCCAAGAAAGGGTCCAGGAAGGTGTTCGGCAAGTGCAAGCGAACTTAAAAACTTTCGACCAGAGTCACAATCTGGAGAAGTTGACTAAACAAGTGGAAGCTTTGTCACAACAACTGGCTAAGATAAATTAA